Proteins from a genomic interval of Ndongobacter massiliensis:
- a CDS encoding proline--tRNA ligase, translating to MRMSQYYMPTLREVPAEAETPSHQLLLRAGMIRKAASGIYSFLPLGQRVLLKIERIVREEMDRAGSQEILTSALQPQELWEASGRWKTFGPEMFRLTDRHERGFCLGPTAEESFVDLVKGELRSYKQLPLNLYQIQWKYRDEKRPRFGINRSREFLMKDAYSFDMDEAGMREAYRVMWEAYERVFDRLHLDYRVVRGDSGAMGGHESHEFCALSEVGEGVIAYCESCDYAATDEKAAAMRTPAAAEDPLPMEIVDTPEQRTIEEVATYLQKSPDRLLKTVCLRVDGEPVFVFLPGNRELNLAKFCAHVGVPEHLVEMLEDAVITELAGAQPGFIGPVGLPKTLRCIVDRAVVEGSNWICGANENGRHLKNVNFERDFTAEIAEDLWMIAEGDRCPQCGASLVFARGIEVGNIFQLGTKYSEALGATFLDENGKAQPYVMGSYGIGITRCISAVAEQYHDEKGLCWPMSVAPFEAIITVANFKNKEQGACAEQLYEKLRKQGVDVLLDDRRERAGVKFADRDLLGIPVRLTVGKKVTEGQVEFSLRTDGVVEEMDVEAALQRALSCCKDKERSR from the coding sequence ATGCGAATGAGTCAATATTATATGCCTACGCTGCGTGAAGTGCCTGCGGAAGCGGAAACCCCCAGTCATCAGCTCTTGCTTCGCGCCGGCATGATTCGTAAAGCGGCTTCGGGCATTTACAGTTTTTTACCATTGGGACAGCGGGTGCTCCTAAAAATCGAACGCATTGTGCGCGAGGAGATGGATCGCGCGGGTTCGCAGGAAATTCTCACCAGCGCCCTGCAACCGCAGGAATTGTGGGAGGCTTCCGGACGTTGGAAGACCTTCGGACCGGAGATGTTTCGCCTGACCGACCGGCATGAACGTGGTTTTTGTCTCGGACCGACAGCAGAGGAGAGTTTTGTCGACCTGGTCAAGGGAGAATTGCGCAGTTACAAGCAGTTGCCGCTCAATTTATATCAGATTCAATGGAAATATCGCGATGAGAAGCGGCCGCGCTTCGGAATCAATCGTTCGCGCGAATTTCTTATGAAAGACGCCTATAGTTTTGATATGGATGAAGCGGGTATGCGCGAAGCCTATCGCGTGATGTGGGAAGCCTATGAGCGCGTATTTGATCGTCTGCACCTCGACTATCGCGTGGTGCGTGGCGATTCCGGTGCAATGGGCGGACACGAGTCGCATGAGTTTTGCGCGCTCTCCGAGGTCGGCGAGGGCGTGATTGCGTATTGCGAGTCCTGTGATTATGCGGCGACGGATGAAAAAGCGGCAGCAATGCGCACCCCGGCCGCAGCGGAAGATCCGCTGCCCATGGAAATCGTCGATACCCCGGAACAGCGCACCATTGAAGAGGTCGCGACGTATCTGCAGAAAAGTCCGGATCGCTTATTGAAAACCGTATGTTTGCGCGTAGACGGAGAGCCGGTTTTTGTCTTTTTGCCCGGCAATCGCGAACTTAATTTGGCAAAATTTTGTGCGCATGTCGGGGTTCCCGAGCATCTCGTTGAAATGTTGGAGGATGCCGTCATTACGGAATTGGCCGGTGCGCAGCCCGGCTTTATCGGACCGGTCGGATTGCCGAAGACGCTGCGTTGTATTGTCGATCGCGCCGTGGTTGAAGGAAGCAACTGGATTTGTGGCGCCAATGAAAATGGCAGGCATCTGAAAAATGTCAATTTCGAGCGCGACTTTACGGCGGAAATTGCTGAAGATTTATGGATGATCGCCGAAGGCGACCGCTGTCCGCAGTGTGGAGCATCGCTTGTCTTTGCGCGTGGCATTGAGGTGGGCAATATCTTTCAATTGGGCACAAAGTACAGCGAGGCGCTCGGCGCGACATTTCTCGATGAAAATGGGAAAGCGCAGCCCTATGTCATGGGTTCGTACGGCATCGGCATTACACGCTGTATCAGCGCGGTGGCGGAACAGTATCACGATGAAAAGGGGTTGTGCTGGCCGATGAGCGTCGCTCCTTTCGAGGCGATTATCACCGTGGCGAATTTCAAAAATAAAGAACAGGGCGCGTGTGCAGAACAGCTGTACGAAAAACTGCGGAAACAAGGGGTTGATGTGCTGCTGGATGACCGCCGTGAGCGCGCGGGCGTCAAATTTGCCGATCGCGATCTGTTGGGCATTCCGGTGCGCTTGACAGTAGGGAAAAAGGTGACGGAAGGACAGGTGGAATTTTCCCTGCGCACTGACGGCGTTGTCGAGGAGATGGATGTCGAAGCGGCGCTGCAGCGGGCGCTTTCATGCTGCAAAGACAAGGAGCGTTCGCGGTAA
- a CDS encoding DUF3048 domain-containing protein encodes MRKLRSTFWRTGAFLLALSFLAGCRAQAPEESSVSEAPPESTASEVSESSSAPSVEVRAPEATSPLSGLPCTKEEAARRPVAVMLDNSFDARPQAGVSEAEIVYEALAEGDVTRYMALFVKNQPTIGPVRSARPYYLDRALEWHALYARFGGSSEADARISNEGVADINGIVLDGSVYERVGYKYAPHNAYTTVEAVRSYAKDVGYDEFVETPQYRFAQPQDPSGSCTSFTVSHGDDEERGYTFDAEKKTYTRTRNGVEEIDENTEEPVLVSNVIVQYCESWVQEDGVHRSFAQDGEGIGRFFHNGKDEAITWRKDGYGELTRYYDANGEEIALVPGLTWIHVIDPEVGGVSVEDEE; translated from the coding sequence ATGAGAAAATTACGAAGTACATTTTGGCGAACGGGCGCTTTTCTGCTTGCACTGTCGTTTTTAGCGGGATGTCGCGCGCAGGCGCCAGAAGAATCGAGTGTATCGGAAGCACCGCCGGAGAGCACTGCTTCGGAAGTATCGGAGTCGTCGTCCGCGCCGTCGGTTGAGGTGCGGGCACCCGAGGCGACCTCGCCGCTCAGCGGACTTCCCTGCACGAAAGAAGAGGCCGCGCGTCGCCCCGTGGCGGTCATGCTGGACAACAGTTTCGATGCTCGCCCGCAAGCGGGCGTCAGCGAAGCGGAAATCGTCTATGAAGCCTTGGCGGAAGGCGATGTGACGCGCTACATGGCGCTATTTGTCAAAAACCAGCCGACCATCGGACCCGTCCGCAGCGCGCGTCCCTATTATTTGGATCGGGCGTTGGAGTGGCATGCGCTCTATGCGCGTTTCGGCGGCAGCAGCGAAGCGGATGCGCGAATCTCCAATGAAGGCGTTGCCGACATCAACGGCATCGTGTTGGACGGTTCCGTCTATGAGCGCGTGGGTTACAAGTACGCGCCGCATAATGCGTATACGACGGTGGAAGCCGTTCGATCGTATGCGAAGGATGTGGGGTACGACGAGTTTGTGGAAACGCCGCAGTACCGGTTTGCGCAGCCACAGGACCCGTCCGGTTCCTGCACATCGTTTACGGTCAGCCATGGCGATGACGAGGAGCGCGGATATACTTTTGATGCCGAAAAAAAGACCTACACGCGCACTCGAAACGGCGTGGAAGAAATTGACGAAAATACGGAAGAACCGGTACTTGTTTCCAATGTTATCGTTCAGTATTGCGAAAGCTGGGTGCAGGAAGACGGGGTGCACCGCAGCTTTGCCCAGGACGGCGAGGGGATCGGGCGCTTCTTCCACAATGGAAAAGACGAAGCGATTACCTGGCGCAAGGATGGCTACGGGGAATTGACCCGCTATTATGATGCCAACGGCGAAGAAATCGCCTTAGTGCCGGGACTTACCTGGATTCACGTGATCGATCCCGAAGTCGGCGGTGTCAGTGTCGAGGACGAGGAGTAG
- the prfB gene encoding peptide chain release factor 2 (programmed frameshift) — MERYEYNGEIDTIEAILVELRSSLDIAGLKHSIDTLSEQTMAPNFWDDSDAAQDIVVELNEKKATVDGFDALQEQANDLREMGELLDDAEYAASAEELEASLMTLKKGVSQLRVKALLSGEYDRNNCFFSIHAGTGGMEATDWASMLLRMYRRWFESKKWKVALTDCTEEEGGGIKSASFEIRGYNAYGLCKGEKGVHRLVRISPFDSQSRRHTSFASVDVYPEIPESAQVEINEKDLKIDTYRSTGAGGQHVNTTDSAVRITHLPTGIVVTCQNERSQIQNRAKAMDILRAKLIQIKEEEHREKIEDIQGKYTQISWGAQIRSYVFQPYTMVKDHRTGAETGNIQKVMDGDLDEFVDAYLNWKANEK; from the exons ATGGAACGCTACGAATATAATGGAGAAATTGATACTATAGAGGCCATCCTCGTGGAGCTAAGGAGTTCTCTT GACATTGCCGGCTTAAAGCATTCGATCGACACGCTCAGCGAGCAAACCATGGCACCGAATTTTTGGGACGATTCCGATGCGGCACAGGACATTGTGGTGGAATTGAATGAGAAGAAAGCCACGGTGGACGGCTTCGACGCCCTGCAGGAGCAGGCGAACGATCTCCGTGAGATGGGCGAGCTGCTCGATGATGCGGAATATGCGGCATCGGCGGAAGAATTGGAAGCTTCCCTTATGACCTTGAAGAAAGGCGTTTCGCAGCTGCGCGTCAAGGCGCTGTTATCCGGAGAATACGACCGCAACAACTGTTTCTTTTCGATTCACGCCGGGACCGGCGGCATGGAAGCGACGGACTGGGCGTCCATGCTTCTTCGCATGTATCGGCGTTGGTTCGAATCGAAAAAGTGGAAGGTGGCGCTCACCGATTGCACAGAAGAAGAGGGCGGCGGCATCAAATCGGCGTCCTTTGAAATTCGCGGGTACAATGCCTACGGATTGTGCAAAGGGGAAAAGGGCGTGCATCGCTTGGTGCGCATCTCCCCTTTTGATTCGCAGAGTCGGAGGCATACTTCTTTTGCCAGTGTCGACGTGTATCCGGAAATTCCCGAGAGCGCGCAGGTGGAAATCAATGAGAAAGACCTTAAGATCGACACCTATCGCTCCACCGGTGCCGGCGGGCAGCATGTGAATACGACGGATTCGGCGGTGCGCATCACGCACTTGCCAACGGGCATTGTCGTCACATGCCAGAATGAGCGCTCGCAGATTCAAAACCGCGCCAAGGCGATGGATATTCTCCGGGCAAAGCTCATTCAGATTAAAGAAGAGGAACATCGCGAAAAAATCGAGGATATTCAGGGCAAATATACGCAGATCAGCTGGGGTGCTCAAATTCGTTCCTATGTGTTTCAACCGTATACCATGGTGAAAGATCACCGGACAGGGGCGGAAACTGGAAATATTCAAAAAGTCATGGACGGCGATTTGGATGAATTCGTCGACGCCTACCTCAATTGGAAAGCCAATGAAAAATAA
- the secA gene encoding preprotein translocase subunit SecA → MGIFSSIFKSFSEKEVGKIEPIADQVLALEPQVEALSDAELRAKTEVFKNRLTGGETLDDILPEAFAVAREAAWRVLGMKPYRVQVIGGVVLHQGRIAEMKTGEGKTLVATMPAYLNALSGEGVHIVTVNDYLAKRDSEWMGKVYEFLGLKVGCVIYGLTTEERQEAYNADITYGTNNQFGFDYLRDNMAIYKSQVVQRKLHFAVVDEVDSILIDEARTPLIISGEGDKSTDMYKIADRFVHSLTGRILAPEESETSKLDALTQEYVEETVDFIVDEKRKTVNLTEQGNAAAERYFKVDNISDPAHMELMHYINQALKANHTMKRDIDYIVHEGEVLIVDEFTGRIMQGRRYSDGLHQAIEAKEGVEVKSESKTLATITFQNYFRMYEKLSGMTGTAMTEQDEFSEIYHMDVIAIPTNRPVIRVDQNDQVYVNQAAKYRAIVAEIERVHATGQPILVGTVSVEISELISSMLKKARVPHSVLNAKYHAQEAEIVAQAGRLGTVTIATNMAGRGTDIVLGGNPEYAAKEEMKKEGYSEELVEWADSYSTVTSETKILIGTEEAPAYLTGDEILAARARYAELKAQYKEKTDENAKAVIAAGGLYILGTERHESRRIDNQLRGRSGRQGDPGESRFYISLEDNLMRLFGGERMQRFAGMGASEDEPIEARLLSAAIERAQKKVESNNFAMRKRVLDYDDVMNVQRETIYGERNRVLDGENMKEYIQSMVQEVIETAVDNFCAEGVDPEHWGLEGLFAYLNNLYLPKGILAIGRVSDLTKDGLKQKLLQIARDLYEKKEQELGSEVMRELERVVLLKVVDTKWMDHIDAMDQLKQGIGIRAFGNEDPVRAYSNEGYEMFNEMNQSIKEETFRLIYHLVPATHMQRERVAQPLRESGGAPEEAVQQPIRRKKKKIGRNDPCPCGSGKKYKYCHGRNA, encoded by the coding sequence ATGGGGATTTTCAGTTCAATATTTAAGTCTTTCAGTGAAAAGGAAGTGGGAAAAATTGAGCCGATTGCCGATCAGGTATTGGCTTTGGAACCGCAGGTGGAAGCGCTCAGCGACGCCGAGTTGCGCGCGAAAACCGAGGTGTTTAAGAATCGGCTGACCGGAGGCGAGACCCTGGATGACATTTTGCCGGAAGCCTTCGCCGTTGCACGCGAGGCAGCGTGGCGCGTGTTGGGGATGAAGCCGTATCGCGTCCAGGTCATCGGCGGCGTGGTATTGCACCAGGGACGCATCGCCGAGATGAAAACCGGTGAAGGCAAGACTTTAGTTGCGACCATGCCGGCGTATCTCAACGCGCTTTCCGGCGAAGGCGTGCACATCGTCACCGTCAACGATTATCTGGCAAAGCGCGACTCCGAGTGGATGGGGAAGGTCTACGAGTTTTTGGGGCTGAAGGTCGGCTGCGTGATTTACGGACTGACAACGGAAGAGCGGCAGGAGGCCTATAATGCGGATATTACGTACGGGACGAACAACCAGTTCGGTTTTGATTATCTGCGCGACAATATGGCCATTTATAAATCGCAGGTGGTGCAGCGCAAACTCCATTTTGCCGTGGTCGACGAGGTTGACTCCATCCTGATCGATGAAGCGCGTACTCCGTTGATCATTTCCGGCGAGGGCGATAAATCGACGGACATGTATAAAATTGCCGATCGCTTTGTGCACTCGCTGACCGGGCGCATTTTGGCACCGGAAGAGAGCGAAACGAGTAAATTGGATGCGTTGACTCAGGAATATGTCGAAGAGACGGTGGATTTCATCGTCGACGAAAAGCGCAAAACGGTCAACTTGACCGAGCAGGGCAATGCGGCTGCCGAGCGTTATTTCAAGGTCGACAACATCTCCGATCCGGCGCATATGGAGTTGATGCACTATATCAACCAGGCGCTCAAAGCCAATCACACCATGAAGCGGGACATCGACTACATTGTCCACGAGGGCGAGGTGCTGATCGTCGATGAATTTACCGGCCGCATCATGCAGGGTAGACGCTATTCCGACGGTCTGCACCAGGCGATTGAGGCCAAGGAAGGCGTGGAAGTCAAAAGCGAATCGAAGACGCTTGCCACCATCACCTTTCAGAACTATTTCCGCATGTACGAAAAACTCTCCGGCATGACCGGAACGGCGATGACCGAACAGGACGAATTCTCGGAAATTTACCACATGGACGTCATTGCCATTCCGACGAATCGTCCCGTGATTCGTGTGGATCAAAATGACCAGGTTTACGTCAACCAAGCCGCGAAATATCGCGCAATCGTGGCGGAAATCGAGCGCGTCCACGCGACCGGGCAGCCCATCCTTGTCGGTACGGTTTCTGTCGAAATTTCCGAATTGATTTCGTCCATGCTGAAAAAGGCGCGCGTGCCGCACAGCGTATTGAATGCCAAGTACCATGCACAGGAAGCGGAGATTGTCGCCCAAGCGGGTAGACTGGGCACCGTCACCATTGCAACGAACATGGCGGGTCGTGGAACGGATATCGTGCTCGGCGGGAACCCGGAATATGCCGCCAAGGAAGAGATGAAAAAAGAGGGCTATTCCGAAGAACTCGTCGAATGGGCGGACAGTTATTCCACCGTCACAAGCGAGACAAAGATTTTGATCGGAACCGAAGAAGCGCCGGCGTATCTCACTGGTGATGAAATTTTAGCGGCGCGTGCCCGTTATGCCGAATTGAAAGCGCAGTATAAGGAAAAGACAGATGAGAATGCGAAGGCGGTCATTGCCGCCGGCGGATTGTATATTTTAGGCACGGAACGCCATGAGTCGCGACGCATCGACAACCAGCTGCGCGGCCGTTCCGGACGACAGGGCGATCCCGGCGAATCGCGCTTTTACATTTCGTTGGAAGATAATCTCATGCGCCTGTTCGGCGGCGAACGCATGCAGCGTTTTGCCGGCATGGGCGCCAGCGAAGATGAACCCATCGAGGCGCGGCTGCTCAGTGCGGCGATTGAACGCGCCCAGAAAAAAGTCGAATCGAACAACTTTGCCATGCGCAAACGCGTGTTGGATTACGACGATGTCATGAATGTACAGCGCGAAACCATTTACGGCGAACGCAATCGCGTGTTGGACGGCGAGAATATGAAAGAGTACATCCAGAGCATGGTGCAAGAAGTCATCGAAACCGCTGTGGATAATTTTTGTGCTGAAGGGGTCGATCCGGAGCACTGGGGATTGGAAGGACTGTTCGCCTATTTGAACAACCTGTACCTGCCGAAGGGGATTCTTGCCATCGGGCGGGTTTCCGACTTGACGAAGGACGGCTTGAAACAGAAGCTGCTGCAAATTGCACGCGATTTGTATGAGAAGAAGGAACAGGAACTGGGCTCCGAGGTCATGCGTGAATTGGAGCGCGTCGTGCTTCTGAAGGTCGTCGATACGAAGTGGATGGATCACATCGATGCGATGGATCAGCTCAAACAGGGCATCGGCATTCGCGCCTTCGGCAATGAAGATCCCGTGCGCGCCTACAGCAACGAGGGATACGAGATGTTTAACGAGATGAATCAGTCGATTAAAGAAGAAACCTTCCGACTCATCTATCACCTCGTTCCGGCAACGCATATGCAGCGCGAACGCGTCGCCCAGCCGCTGCGTGAATCGGGCGGTGCCCCGGAAGAAGCCGTGCAGCAGCCGATTCGACGTAAGAAGAAAAAAATTGGACGCAACGATCCCTGCCCTTGCGGCAGCGGGAAGAAATACAAATATTGTCATGGACGCAATGCCTAG
- the hpf gene encoding ribosome hibernation-promoting factor, HPF/YfiA family: MNIQYVGRNIQLRDNFKELTAKKLNRLDKYFSEDVNAVVTMSTEGADRKVEVTIRIPGSGTILRAEERSDDMLESVDRAVDALVSQVRKYKTKLRRHQKGNESIRFESVEPDHEEEDTEEPRIVRVKHLELAPMSAEEAVLQMELLGHDFFLFVDAEGSGVNAVYRRKAGDYGLIVSE; the protein is encoded by the coding sequence ATGAACATTCAGTACGTCGGACGCAACATTCAGTTACGGGACAATTTTAAGGAATTGACGGCGAAAAAACTCAATCGATTGGATAAGTATTTCAGCGAAGATGTCAATGCCGTCGTAACCATGTCCACCGAAGGCGCAGATCGGAAAGTTGAGGTCACCATTCGAATCCCGGGGTCGGGCACGATTTTGCGTGCGGAAGAGCGTTCGGATGATATGTTGGAATCGGTGGATCGGGCGGTGGATGCCCTGGTTTCCCAAGTTCGAAAATATAAGACAAAATTGCGTCGCCATCAAAAAGGCAATGAATCGATTCGTTTTGAATCCGTCGAACCGGATCACGAAGAAGAAGATACCGAAGAGCCGCGCATTGTCCGCGTCAAACATCTGGAACTCGCACCGATGAGCGCCGAAGAGGCCGTTCTGCAAATGGAACTGTTGGGACACGATTTCTTCCTGTTTGTGGATGCGGAAGGCAGCGGGGTCAATGCGGTGTATCGGCGCAAAGCGGGGGATTACGGATTAATTGTCAGCGAATAG
- the sufU gene encoding Fe-S cluster assembly sulfur transfer protein SufU produces the protein MDIRQLYSTIIMEQSRSTNHKHELPDATVTEKGHNPSCGDEIELSLRLSGDVIEEASFTGHGCAISQASTSLLCELIEGNTVAEAQKKVDTFLGMIKGEITDDALLEDTLGDALALKSISYMPQRVKCAVLAWHTLDDILKSKPKA, from the coding sequence TTGGATATTCGGCAATTGTATTCGACGATTATCATGGAGCAGTCGCGCTCCACGAATCACAAACACGAGTTGCCTGACGCGACGGTGACGGAAAAAGGGCACAACCCGAGTTGCGGCGATGAGATCGAGCTGTCGCTCCGCCTTTCGGGGGATGTGATTGAGGAGGCTTCTTTTACGGGGCATGGTTGTGCAATCTCTCAGGCCTCCACATCGCTTCTGTGCGAACTTATCGAGGGCAATACCGTGGCGGAAGCACAAAAAAAAGTGGATACTTTTTTGGGGATGATCAAAGGGGAGATTACGGACGATGCGCTGCTTGAAGACACGCTGGGGGACGCGCTGGCACTGAAGAGCATTTCCTATATGCCGCAACGCGTCAAGTGTGCTGTTTTGGCGTGGCATACGCTGGATGATATTTTGAAAAGCAAGCCGAAAGCCTGA
- a CDS encoding SufS family cysteine desulfurase, which yields MRRLPQDVEKILQDPGFDVQAVRADFPYLADKEPVIYLDNAATTQRPRQVLERVDAFYRHENANPLRGNHRLSLAATEAYEAARARVAEWIHAPSPEQVIFTRNASESLNLVAYAWGLASLKPGDEVLITRMEHHSNSVPWQFVCQQTGAALRYVDFDDDFELDEADFRAKLNEKTRVVSFTGASNVFSAVPPAKKLIQAAHAVGAIAVVDGAQLAPHEPVNVTDMGCDFFAFSGHKMLAPFGIGVLYGKREILESMRPFLYGGEMIEYVYDEEATFAPLPYKFEAGTQNVGGAVGLHAAIDYLDAIGMEKIDAYERALGEYCAQRMRTLDFLTLYHPQKGPRGAAVAFNVKDVHPHDVSTILDFDRIAIRAGHHCTQQLHRSLCISSSNRASFAFYNTKEEVDALIDGLYKVRTTLGFEV from the coding sequence ATGCGGCGCTTGCCGCAGGATGTTGAAAAGATCTTGCAGGATCCCGGCTTTGACGTACAGGCGGTACGGGCGGATTTTCCCTATCTGGCGGACAAAGAGCCAGTCATTTACCTCGATAATGCCGCAACCACGCAGCGGCCGCGGCAGGTGCTCGAGCGCGTGGACGCCTTCTATCGGCATGAAAATGCGAATCCCTTGCGCGGCAATCACCGGTTGAGTTTGGCGGCTACGGAAGCCTACGAAGCTGCGCGTGCGCGCGTTGCGGAATGGATTCATGCGCCGAGCCCGGAACAGGTCATTTTTACGCGCAATGCGTCGGAGTCGTTGAATCTCGTCGCCTATGCGTGGGGACTTGCTTCGTTGAAACCGGGGGATGAAGTGCTTATTACGCGCATGGAGCACCATTCCAATTCAGTGCCCTGGCAGTTTGTCTGCCAACAAACGGGTGCCGCCCTGCGCTATGTCGATTTTGATGACGACTTTGAATTGGATGAAGCGGATTTCCGCGCAAAATTAAACGAAAAGACACGCGTGGTCTCTTTCACCGGAGCCTCCAATGTGTTTTCCGCCGTGCCTCCGGCGAAGAAATTGATTCAGGCGGCACACGCCGTTGGCGCGATTGCCGTAGTCGACGGGGCACAGTTAGCGCCGCATGAACCGGTGAATGTTACGGATATGGGCTGCGATTTTTTTGCCTTTTCCGGACACAAGATGTTGGCGCCGTTCGGCATCGGCGTACTTTACGGAAAGCGAGAAATTTTAGAATCGATGCGTCCCTTCCTTTATGGCGGAGAGATGATTGAATACGTGTACGATGAGGAAGCCACTTTTGCACCATTGCCGTATAAATTTGAAGCGGGGACACAGAATGTCGGCGGGGCAGTCGGTCTGCACGCGGCCATCGATTATCTGGATGCCATCGGTATGGAAAAGATTGATGCGTACGAGCGCGCGCTTGGGGAGTATTGTGCACAGCGTATGCGGACACTGGATTTTCTCACACTCTACCATCCGCAGAAAGGACCGCGCGGTGCGGCGGTCGCCTTTAATGTCAAGGATGTGCATCCGCATGACGTGTCGACCATTTTGGATTTTGACCGCATCGCCATTCGCGCCGGGCACCACTGCACGCAGCAGCTGCACCGTTCGCTGTGTATTTCCTCCAGCAATCGCGCGTCCTTCGCCTTCTACAATACAAAGGAAGAGGTGGATGCGCTCATCGACGGGTTGTACAAGGTGCGTACGACCTTGGGATTCGAGGTGTAG
- a CDS encoding SufD family Fe-S cluster assembly protein, whose product MKTNILPELTWRWLDVNAIDVDEAGEKIEYRQKLTQGGTVKLDPKMDAWLEEAPAIGAEVLRENREKLNYRQRVVLADGADEKWTFSLSAESPRLVDRQQLVVPPACHARVLLRLTSPDDLEGLRNGTLTVDVGEDGVLDLAILQEFGRQTESVLHIVGRVADGGQLNLTQLELGASNSAVHYSCDLLGFDAATDVSGIYFVDGDRKLDLFYNVRHIGEESKSDIVVNGALLDRARKSFRGTINFLEGSGGSVGDEQEYAVLLSEEVRAIAVPILLCHEDDVEGNHAASAGRIDEEQLFYLMSRGFDRKEAEGLLVEAKMTPTIDRLNDTALASELRTKLHERIVRR is encoded by the coding sequence ATGAAAACCAATATTTTACCGGAGTTAACCTGGCGTTGGCTCGATGTGAACGCCATTGATGTTGACGAGGCGGGCGAGAAAATTGAATATCGACAAAAATTGACGCAGGGCGGCACTGTGAAGCTCGATCCAAAGATGGACGCCTGGCTGGAGGAAGCGCCCGCAATTGGCGCGGAAGTCCTTCGCGAAAATCGAGAAAAGTTGAATTATCGGCAGCGCGTCGTATTGGCGGACGGGGCGGATGAAAAATGGACATTTTCACTCAGTGCGGAGTCACCGCGCCTGGTCGACCGCCAACAACTGGTCGTCCCGCCGGCGTGTCATGCGCGGGTCTTGCTGCGGCTGACCAGTCCGGACGATCTGGAAGGACTGCGCAACGGTACCCTGACGGTCGATGTGGGAGAAGACGGCGTGTTGGATCTGGCGATTTTGCAGGAGTTCGGCAGGCAGACGGAGTCCGTGCTTCATATTGTCGGTCGCGTCGCAGATGGCGGGCAGCTCAATCTCACGCAGTTGGAGCTCGGAGCAAGCAACTCCGCCGTGCATTACAGCTGTGATCTGCTCGGTTTTGACGCAGCAACGGATGTTTCCGGAATTTATTTTGTCGACGGGGATCGAAAGCTGGACTTGTTCTACAATGTGCGCCACATCGGCGAAGAGTCGAAGTCGGATATTGTAGTCAACGGTGCGCTGCTCGATCGCGCGCGAAAAAGTTTTCGCGGAACCATCAATTTTTTGGAAGGATCCGGCGGATCCGTGGGGGACGAGCAGGAATATGCCGTCCTGCTCAGTGAGGAGGTTCGGGCCATTGCGGTGCCCATTCTCCTCTGCCATGAGGATGACGTGGAGGGCAATCACGCGGCGTCGGCGGGACGCATTGATGAAGAGCAGCTTTTTTATCTGATGAGCCGCGGATTTGATCGCAAAGAGGCGGAAGGGCTTCTGGTCGAAGCAAAAATGACGCCGACGATCGATCGTCTGAACGATACGGCGTTAGCTTCTGAGTTGCGCACCAAGCTGCATGAAAGGATTGTAAGACGATGA